The following coding sequences are from one Cercospora beticola chromosome 4, complete sequence window:
- a CDS encoding uncharacterized protein (CAZy:GT62) — MLLPKGGGGMTWKSARARLPPTRAIWNFLTRTRFLLFVAIAGIIILIWNGVRGTAGDFQKFYCFGPAKSPMQMSPNEQAQWAGHLQTPVIFNHHEPIEINSSSIQHVDLNPIESTPKAVANEERVLILTPLRNAAPYIEQHFDLLSQLTYPHKLIDLAFLVGDSTDDTLAVLSMELERIQSRTDNMPFRSAMIVSKDFGVAVGQDVENRHGFAAQGPRRKAMGKARNYLLSAALKPEHSWVYWRDVDIKDSPSRIIEDFVAHDRDILVPNIWFHRYENGRDIEGRFDYNSWQESEQGLKLAKSLPKDVVLAEGYKEYATGRKYMARMGDWRDNKDVEIPLDGIGGVNILVKADVHRSGINFPCYAFENQAETEGFAKMAKAAGYGVYGLPNYVVWHIDTEEKPGNA, encoded by the exons ATGCTGCTCCCCaagggcggtggtggcatgACATGGAAGAGTGCGCGCGCAAGACTCCCTCCCACCCGAGCGATATGGAACTTCTTGACCCGGACGCGATTTCTGCTCTTCGTAGCCATTGCGGGgataattatattaatatGGAACGGCGTTAGGGGGACAGCTGGTGACTTTCAAAA GTTCTATTGCTTCGGTCCGGCAAAATCGCCCATGCAGATGTCACCGAACGAACAGGCGCAATGGGCAGGACATTTGCAGACACCAGTCATCTTCAACCACCACGAGCCCATTGAGATCAATAGCTCGAGCATACAACATGTCGATCTGAATCCCATCGAATCGACGCCGAAAGCTGTTGCGAACGAGGAGCGAGTCCTCATTTTGACACCTCTACGGAACGCTGCTCCGTACATTGAGCAACACTTCGACCTTCTCTCCCAGCTGACGTATCCTCACAAACTCATCGATCTGGCATTCCTCGTGGGCGATAGTACAGATGATACGTTGGCTGTGTTGAGCATGGAGCTGGAAAGGATACAGTCGCGGACAGACAACATGCCATTCAGGAGTGCAATGATTGTCTCCAAGGACTTTGGCGTGGCAGTGGGTCAAGATGTTGAGAACAGACATGGTTTCGCAGCACAAGGACCACGAAGAAAAGCTATGGGCAAAGCCAGGAATTACCTCTTGTCCGCTGCCTTGAAACCGGAGCACAGCTGGGTGTACTGGCGTGATGTGGACATCAAGGACAGCCCAAGCAGAATCATTGAGGATTTTGTCGCGCATGATCGTGACATTCTTGTGCCCA ATATCTGGTTTCATCGATACGAGAATGGACGCGACATCGAGGGACGATTTGATTATAACTCCTGGCAAGAGTCAGAACAGGGCCTTAAGCTGGCCAAGTCCCTACCAAAAGACGTCGTGCTCGCTGAAG GCTACAAGGAATACGCCACTGGCCGCAAGTACATGGCCCGCATGGGCGACTGGCGGGATAACAAGGATGTTGAGATTCCCCTTGATGGTATCGGAGGTGTCAATATCTTGGTGAAAGCTGATGTTCACCGATCTG GCATCAACTTCCCTTGCTATGCTTTCGAGAACCAAGCCGAGACGGAAGGTTTCGCAAAGATGGCAAAGGCAGCCGGATATGGCGTCTACGGCCTACCGAACTACGTTGTCTGGCACATCGATACCGAAGAGAAGCCCGGCAACGCATGA
- the RPS23 gene encoding 40S ribosomal uS12 domain-containing protein, with amino-acid sequence MGKGKPRGLLAARKLRNHRREQQWADLHYKKRLLGTAYKSSPFGGSSHAKGIVLEKVGVEAKQPNSAIRKCVRVQLIKNGKKVTAFVPNDGCLNFVDENDEVLLAGFGRKGKAKGDIPGVRFKVVKVSGVGLSALWKEKKEKPRS; translated from the exons ATGGGTAAGGGAAAGCCAAGAGGTCTTTTGGCCGCGCGCAAGCTCCGCAACCACCGCCGTGAGCAGCAGTGGGCAGATCTCCACTACAAGAAGAGACTGTTGGGTACCGCATACAAGTCCTCGCCATTCGGA GGTTCTTCCCACGCCAAGGGCATTGTCCTCGAAAAGGTCGGTGTTGAGGCCAAGCAGCCAAACTCCGCCATCCGAAAGTGCGTGCGTGTGCAGCTCATCAAGAACGGCAAGAAGGTCACCGCTTTCG TGCCAAATGACGGTTGCTTGAACTTCGTCGACGAGAACGACGAGGTCCTGCTCGCTGGTTTCGGTCGTAAGGGCAAGGCCAAGGGTGATATTCCTGGTGTGCGTTTCAAGGTCGTCAAGGTGTCTGGTGTCGGTCTCAGCGCCCtgtggaaggagaagaaggagaagccacGTTCATAG
- a CDS encoding uncharacterized protein (BUSCO:EOG09260KM4) — protein sequence MIELGLERISKLLSTTALSWRAVHVAGTNGKGTVCHLTSALLNAYNHSLYRESRSQPPIKHARFTSPHLVDRWDGIAFSDAKRPVMNVVSRDMFLERENAVKAFNNEHNINATEFELLTATAFQLFQQEAVDVAVVEVGLGGRLDSTNVIGEPVSGSTETKLIRRRFNPAKWRPKPLITTITQIGLDHQAMLGNTRQEIATQKAGIMKGRVPVTWAADQELDSLFHARAKALNAPVVTYKDLPVETVHLDTPAARRVNGELAIASSWTVLSGLGRLDEPEEARRSGTPLHSLICDWHEIVRSYVFPGRQETVSLEPIIGRPREALLDGAHNEDGVASLAQKVASQLRSQGRPIVWVVALSESSDRQPEKMLKPLLQQGDRVVAVEFGPVDGMPWVTPKQGEAIAKAAQSIISDINAKSFGTDVNAALNTACQFADQIEGHVAICGSLYLAGDVHRLLRGAQRT from the coding sequence ATGATCGAGCTGGGCCTGGAGCGCATTTCCAAGCTGCTGTCGACAACCGCATTGTCATGGCGAGCAGTACATGTCGCTGGGACCAATGGCAAAGGCACTGTCTGCCATCTCACCTCCGCTCTGTTGAATGCTTACAACCACTCGTTGTACCGCGAGAGCCGATCGCAGCCACCCATCAAGCATGCGAGATTCACGAGCCCACACTTGGTGGACCGCTGGGATGGCATCGCCTTCAGTGATGCGAAACGACCAGTCATGAATGTCGTATCGAGAGACATGTTTCTGGAGCGTGAAAATGCTGTGAAGGCATTCAACAACGAGCACAACATCAATGCTACCGAGTTCGAATTGCTTACCGCCACCGCATTTCAACTTTTCCAACAAGAAGCAGTCGATGTAGCAGTTGTCGAAGTTGGCTTGGGCGGCCGTCTCGACTCCACAAACGTGATAGGAGAGCCTGTGTCTGGCTCCACGGAAACAAAACTCATTCGCAGACGTTTCAACCCTGCCAAATGGCGCCCAAAACCTCTCATCACTACCATCACACAAATTGGACTAGATCATCAGGCCATGCTTGGCAACACGCGGCAAGAAATCGCAACGCAGAAGGCCGGAATTATGAAGGGTCGTGTGCCTGTTACCTGGGCCGCAGACCAGGAGCTTGATTCTCTATTTCACGCCCGAGCCAAGGCGCTCAATGCTCCTGTTGTCACGTACAAAGATCTGCCTGTCGAGACTGTACACTTGGACACTCCAGCTGCGAGAAGGGTCAACGGTGAGCTCGCCATCGCCTCATCATGGACTGTGTTGTCGGGACTGGGTAGACTGGATGAGCCAGAGGAAGCAAGGCGGTCAGGGACCCCACTCCACTCCTTGATCTGTGACTGGCACGAAATTGTTCGAAGTTACGTGTTTCCTGGTCGACAGGAGACTGTTTCTCTTGAGCCTATCATCGGACGACCGAGAGAGGCTCTCCTCGACGGCGCTCACAATGAAGATGGAGTGGCTTCATTGGCACAAAAAGTCGCTTCGCAGCTTCGATCACAAGGTCGTCCCATCGTATGGGTGGTTGCGCTCTCCGAATCCTCGGATCGACAACCTGAAAAGATGTTGAAGCCTCTGTTGCAACAAGGCGATCGCGTGGTAGCGGTTGAGTTTGGTCCTGTCGACGGTATGCCTTGGGTCACGCCCAAGCAAGGAGAAGCAATTGCGAAAGCTGCGCAGAGCATTATTTCAGACATCAATGCGAAGAGTTTCGGCACTGATGTGAATGCTGCGTTGAACACGGCATGCCAATTCGCAGACCAAATCGAAGGGCATGTGGCGATATGTGGTAGTTTGTATCTCGCCGGAGATGTGCATCGCTTGTTACGAGGAGCGCAGAGAACGTAG